One window from the genome of Halostella litorea encodes:
- a CDS encoding M48 family metalloprotease, producing the protein MRHIGLKLRMAFVGTILFAFYALVAGFAFTLGVPLWLVLVGSVLFAGFQYKLGKWMALRSVGAEEMDEQQYQEIHKMVDGICFEMNLDKPKLMVADMGVPNAFATGRRGAGVVVVSSELIRILERDELKGVIAHELAHLDNRDVVTMVLGQSIASIVGIAVQWTIMLTGDNDIADFVLGYIAGILTQMFVMLFVLAISRYREYVADSDAAQHIGGGEPLARALEKIQRGAEGRESRVGDDVSALCIFDSERGLLKSVLATHPPVEKRIEKLRSY; encoded by the coding sequence CGGACTCAAACTCCGGATGGCGTTCGTGGGCACCATCCTGTTCGCGTTCTACGCGCTCGTGGCGGGCTTTGCCTTCACGCTCGGCGTCCCGCTGTGGCTGGTGCTCGTCGGCTCCGTCCTCTTTGCCGGCTTCCAGTACAAGCTCGGCAAGTGGATGGCGCTGCGCAGCGTCGGCGCAGAGGAGATGGACGAACAGCAGTATCAGGAGATCCACAAAATGGTCGACGGCATCTGCTTCGAGATGAACCTCGACAAGCCGAAGCTGATGGTCGCCGACATGGGCGTCCCCAACGCCTTCGCCACGGGCCGGCGCGGCGCGGGCGTCGTGGTCGTCTCCAGCGAACTCATCCGCATCCTCGAACGCGACGAACTGAAAGGCGTCATCGCCCACGAACTGGCCCACCTCGACAACCGCGACGTGGTCACGATGGTGCTCGGCCAGTCTATCGCCTCCATCGTCGGCATCGCCGTCCAGTGGACGATCATGCTCACCGGCGACAACGACATCGCCGACTTCGTGCTCGGTTACATCGCTGGCATCCTCACGCAGATGTTCGTGATGCTGTTTGTGCTCGCCATCTCGCGGTACCGCGAGTACGTCGCCGACAGCGACGCCGCCCAGCACATCGGCGGCGGCGAGCCGCTGGCCCGCGCCCTGGAGAAGATCCAGCGCGGCGCCGAGGGCCGCGAGAGCCGCGTCGGCGACGACGTGAGCGCGCTCTGTATCTTCGACTCCGAGCGCGGCCTCCTGAAGTCGGTTCTCGCGACCCACCCGCCGGTCGAGAAGCGCATCGAGAAGCTCCGGAGTTACTGA
- a CDS encoding LabA-like NYN domain-containing protein — protein MVDIHSGQRVAMLADAQNLYHSAQSLYSRNIDYSELLNKGVQDRELVRAIAYVIRADSPEEESFFDALTDIGYETKIKDIKTFKDGSKKADWDVGMCLDAVTLTNHVDTIVLCTGDGDFSRLCSHLRHEGVRVEAMGFEESTSDELVDAVDAFIDLSERPDTFLL, from the coding sequence ATGGTGGATATCCACTCGGGCCAGCGCGTCGCGATGCTCGCCGACGCGCAGAACCTCTATCACTCCGCACAGAGCCTCTACAGCCGGAACATCGACTACTCCGAACTGCTGAACAAGGGGGTACAGGACCGCGAACTCGTCCGCGCGATCGCGTACGTCATCCGCGCGGACTCGCCGGAGGAGGAGTCCTTCTTCGACGCGCTGACGGACATCGGCTACGAGACGAAGATAAAGGACATCAAGACGTTCAAGGACGGGTCGAAGAAGGCCGACTGGGACGTCGGCATGTGTCTCGACGCGGTGACGCTGACGAACCACGTCGACACGATCGTCCTCTGTACGGGCGACGGCGACTTCTCGCGGCTCTGCTCGCACCTGCGTCACGAGGGCGTCCGCGTCGAGGCGATGGGGTTCGAGGAGTCGACCTCCGACGAACTCGTCGACGCCGTCGACGCCTTCATCGACCTGAGCGAGCGCCCCGACACGTTCCTGCTGTAA
- a CDS encoding PUA domain-containing protein, whose translation MSDDAGDLVRLRTVADYQFGRGAGRALFPADEELRIKRTTSGRPQQVVADEGRVVSHGIDGRFTLGIAGGRRLAAGLDAPAARVVVGDESEPFVREGRNAFAKFVDEADPAVRPGDEVLVVHESGDLLAVGRAELAADAMVAFGSGMAVKVREGAGE comes from the coding sequence ATGAGCGACGACGCGGGCGACCTGGTCCGACTTCGGACCGTCGCCGACTACCAGTTCGGTCGCGGGGCGGGGCGGGCGCTGTTCCCGGCCGACGAGGAGCTACGGATCAAGCGCACGACCTCCGGCCGGCCACAGCAGGTCGTCGCCGACGAGGGGCGGGTCGTCTCCCACGGCATCGACGGCCGGTTCACGCTGGGGATCGCCGGCGGGCGGCGGCTCGCGGCGGGGCTGGACGCGCCGGCGGCGCGGGTCGTCGTCGGCGACGAGAGCGAGCCGTTCGTCCGCGAGGGCCGCAACGCCTTCGCGAAGTTCGTCGACGAGGCGGACCCGGCCGTCCGCCCCGGCGACGAGGTGCTCGTGGTCCACGAGTCGGGCGACCTGCTCGCGGTCGGCCGCGCGGAACTGGCCGCCGACGCGATGGTCGCGTTCGGGAGCGGGATGGCGGTGAAGGTGCGGGAGGGCGCGGGCGAGTGA
- a CDS encoding nascent polypeptide-associated complex protein, with amino-acid sequence MFGGGGGGLNPRKMKQMMEQMGIDFEELEANEVIIRTDDGDLVFDDAEVTRMDAQGQQTYQVVGEPETREAGALPEDGNEADDGDDGGVPDEDVEIVAQRTGASEAAAREALEENNGDLAAAVDSLE; translated from the coding sequence ATGTTCGGAGGCGGCGGCGGGGGCCTCAATCCCCGCAAGATGAAGCAGATGATGGAGCAGATGGGCATCGACTTCGAGGAGCTGGAGGCAAACGAAGTCATCATCCGCACCGACGACGGCGACCTGGTGTTCGACGACGCCGAGGTCACCCGGATGGACGCCCAGGGCCAGCAGACCTACCAGGTCGTCGGCGAGCCCGAGACCCGCGAGGCCGGCGCGCTCCCGGAAGACGGGAACGAGGCCGACGACGGCGACGACGGCGGCGTCCCCGACGAGGACGTCGAGATCGTCGCCCAGCGGACCGGCGCCAGCGAGGCGGCGGCCCGCGAGGCCCTGGAGGAGAACAACGGCGACCTCGCCGCGGCCGTCGACAGCCTGGAGTGA
- a CDS encoding methyltransferase domain-containing protein: protein MTVVLVHGDREYLRDPGEELQTDLGVLEVPEDVSPGDTLETHLGDEFHVRRLRGPDLFHHLERTGAPMVPRDVGRVLGEVGVEAGDRVLDAGTGTGVLAAYMGRIGADVLTFERDPEFAEVARGNMATADVSDAVEVRAGDVTEGLDDLGPFDVVTLDTEDAPTVVERAPDLLARGGFVAVYSPFVEDTREVARTAEDVGLGDVRTLETIEREMDFDDRGSRPSTAGVGHTGYLTVARND, encoded by the coding sequence GTGACGGTCGTCCTCGTCCACGGCGACCGGGAGTACCTGCGCGACCCCGGCGAGGAGCTCCAGACGGACCTCGGCGTGCTGGAGGTCCCCGAGGACGTCTCACCGGGCGACACCCTCGAAACGCACCTCGGCGACGAGTTCCACGTCCGCCGCCTGCGCGGCCCCGACCTCTTTCATCACCTCGAACGCACCGGCGCGCCGATGGTGCCCCGCGACGTCGGCCGGGTCCTCGGCGAGGTCGGCGTCGAGGCCGGCGACCGCGTGCTCGACGCCGGCACCGGCACCGGCGTGCTCGCGGCGTACATGGGCCGGATCGGCGCGGACGTGCTCACGTTCGAGCGCGACCCCGAGTTCGCCGAGGTGGCCCGGGGGAACATGGCGACGGCGGACGTGTCCGACGCCGTCGAGGTGCGGGCCGGCGACGTGACCGAGGGCCTCGACGACCTCGGGCCGTTCGACGTGGTCACGCTCGACACCGAGGACGCCCCGACCGTCGTCGAGCGCGCGCCCGACCTGCTCGCGCGGGGCGGCTTCGTCGCCGTCTACTCCCCGTTCGTCGAGGACACCCGCGAGGTGGCCCGGACCGCCGAGGACGTCGGCCTCGGCGACGTCCGCACGCTGGAGACGATCGAGCGCGAGATGGACTTCGACGACCGCGGCTCCCGCCCGTCGACCGCCGGCGTCGGCCACACCGGCTACCTGACCGTCGCCCGGAACGACTAG
- a CDS encoding NUDIX hydrolase, producing MSWRDVRPVALAVVRRDGRILLAEHYDPAEDYTFYRPVGGAIEFGEHSRDAVRREFREELGVELTGVRSVDTYERTFTFDGTEGHEIWRLYEADIVEDWPYELDRFEAEEPELGEAFDVVWKEPAAFAERDEVVYPPSLLADL from the coding sequence ATGAGTTGGCGAGACGTCCGTCCGGTCGCCCTGGCCGTCGTCCGGCGGGACGGCCGGATCCTGCTTGCGGAGCACTACGACCCCGCCGAGGACTACACCTTCTACCGGCCGGTCGGCGGCGCGATCGAGTTCGGCGAACACAGCCGGGACGCCGTGCGCCGGGAGTTCCGCGAAGAACTCGGCGTCGAACTGACCGGCGTCCGGTCGGTCGACACCTACGAGCGGACGTTCACGTTCGACGGGACCGAAGGTCACGAGATCTGGCGGCTGTACGAGGCCGACATCGTGGAGGATTGGCCGTACGAACTCGACCGCTTCGAGGCCGAGGAGCCGGAGCTCGGGGAGGCGTTCGACGTCGTCTGGAAGGAGCCCGCCGCCTTCGCCGAGCGGGACGAGGTCGTCTACCCGCCGTCGCTGCTTGCGGACCTCTAG